Sequence from the Colletotrichum higginsianum IMI 349063 chromosome 6, whole genome shotgun sequence genome:
AGGTTCCCTTTTCTCCAAAACTGATGCTTTCTAATGGTTTCAAACCAGAGCTCGGTAACCGCAGCCTTTTCAAAGGAAAACGGCTGGCCGTTCGGTGAGATAAGCGACACAGGGCCAGTTCTTGCCAAAGAGAAAGAAATCGGAGACCAGCATCCTGTTCGAGTGGTTCGTCCCAAAGTCCTGTAGACGAATGTCGAGCCTCCTAAAGCTAACATAGAAGCAAGGCAGACATCATGGTTGCTGAAAAGGGGAAGGAACTGGGAGTCAAGACGTACATTGTCGTCATCCCAAACGTATGTAAGTAATACTTCCCAAGATCCGGGATGAACTACAGAACAAAAGTACAGATCGATCACTGAAGCTAATGGTGAACGGCAGATGGGAGAGGTACTGGCCAAGGTAGAAAGCAATCGGTCAGCATCCCTACTTATGTTAGGGTTAGCATCAGGAACAAGATTGTCAACAAGTTTGACCAAGACGGGGTAAGGCCATATACCAAGACAAACGAACAGACACAGCCTACCTTATACTAACAATCATCTCAGCATCCTGCGGCCGCTCACGTCACTGACCTTGCAGCGCTCTACGTTCTGCTGATCGAAAAGATATTGCAAGGAGATCCGATCCCGAGCGACGAAGTGGGTATTTACTTCGGCGTTGCATATACAATGTCTTGGTGGAAGGTCATGTCAGCCATTGCCAGAGCTCTTCACTCTCGTGGGCTAGTAAAAGACCTGGAGCCACAGTTTTGGCCGAGTTATGATGCGGCAGCGGATGAGCTGGGATGGCCACGAGCATACACTCGAGGTATGGGAGCCTCCAGGTGAGCATTACGTGAGAAGGAGTCCGTAACAGAGACAAGCTAATAGGTTTGTCAGCCCACAACTCATTCCATGCAATGCGTACAAGATTGGTTGGAAACCCGAGTGGGATGAGAGTAGGTTCATGGAGAGCACAACCGATGAGGTTCAGGATGCTCTGGATCTAGACACAGGCACCACATCTCTCTACGATAGTATAAAAGCTTCTAAGTATTGAGAACCCGTGTTTTGTTTCTGGTACTCCAGAAGACAAATTCACCGATATATGCACTCGACTGTCGAATGGGTCCAATTCGCAGTGGATAGTTGCGTGTGACAAAAGGAATTGGAAGAATATGTACTCAGAATAGGGGTGGCTTTAAATCTTGGGCGGTTAGTTTCTGCAAGCACCATGTCACCGAGATGTCAGATAAGATAAAATGAGATTCAGATATGTAGCAAAGATAGTATGTATTCCAACGCCAAAACTGCAAATAGAAAAGTAGCAATCGTGTATAAAAATGTCATTGGCTCTCCGCATGTTCTCGACCCGATACACATCCACGGCTAGTGCTCTCAAATACAGCAATGTCAGTTCATTGATCTTCAGgttcttcgtcttcgacaAGAATCTCAAGGATATCCTTGATCAGTGACATCGATAGAGGCTCTTGGTTTGCGCGTATGATAGAAGCCACACACGAGACCGCATTCTTGATCTGATAAAATGGTGAGTGTTCGTGGACTTATGA
This genomic interval carries:
- a CDS encoding Nad dependent epimerase dehydratase family protein produces the protein MVHNILLTGAAGYIGGTILTDLLNRQDGPVTTAKLFAAVRTQEQVELMSKLAGVSVAQVDLLRKDAVEDYVHRHEIDFIVNLAPSFDLVVVSNLLSALGKRRQDGANDLRLINSSVTAAFSKENGWPFGEISDTGPVLAKEKEIGDQHPVRVADIMVAEKGKELGVKTYIVVIPNVYRSLKLMVNGRWESIRNKIVNKFDQDGHPAAAHVTDLAALYVLLIEKILQGDPIPSDEVGIYFGVAYTMSWWKVMSAIARALHSRGLVKDLEPQFWPSYDAAADELGWPRAYTRGMGASSPQLIPCNAYKIGWKPEWDESRFMESTTDEVQDALDLDTGTTSLYDSIKASKY